One window of the Psilocybe cubensis strain MGC-MH-2018 chromosome 12, whole genome shotgun sequence genome contains the following:
- a CDS encoding hypothetical protein (Uncharacterized protein YIR042C) — protein sequence MVATPESEINFCFPIPETLENNRILLTPFIASKHAKMVFEELVLYPELFRYLPFGPFPDFKGFDDFMQTRMCQDSNNCMFVIYDKTRSSEPSSHEPSQGTIAGLMGLINTSAPDLAIEIGAIMILPPFQRTHVTSNAVGLLLQYCLNLPSTEKPNALGLRRVFWCANSLNKPSVRTAERMGFTFEGIMRWHRVLPPGKPGNGEAVRTGDPRAACEGRDTAILSLCWDDWEGGQKEVVQSIMNRVA from the exons ATGGTAGCAACCCCAGAAAGCGAAATCAACTTTTGTTTCCCGATCCCGGAGACATTGGAAAACAACAGGATATTGTTGACTCCGTTCATA GCTTCTAAGCATGCGAAGATGGTTTTTGAAGAACTCGTGTTATACCCCGAACTGTTTCGTTATCTCCCATTCGGACCCTTCCCCGATTTCAAAGGCTTTGACGATTTTATGCAGACCAGAATGTGTCAAGATTCTAACAACTGCATGTTCGTGATTTACGACAAAACTCGCTCTTCAGAACCTTCGAGCCACGAGCCTTCTCAGGGAACAATAGCAGGTCTAATGGGCCTAATCAACACCTCGGCTCCCGACCTCGCCATCGAAATTGGAGCAATCATGATTTTACCTCCATTCCAACGCACTCACGTCACCTCTAACGCTGTTGGACTGCTCCTCCAGTACTGTCTAAACCTCCCAAGCACCGAGAAGCCCAATGCACTTGGACTACGTCGGGTTTTTTGGTGCGCCAACTCTCTGAACAAGCCGAGCGTGCGTACTGCTGAACGTATGGGGTTTACATTCGAGGGGATTATGAGGTGGCATCGAGTGCTGCCCCCTGGTAAGCCTGGAAATGGAGAGGCTGTCAGGACAGGGGATCCACGTGCAGCGTGCGAGGGGCGGGATACAGCAATTTTGAGCTTGTGTTGGGATGACTGGGAGGGAGGTCAGAAGGAGGTCGTGCAAAGCATTATGAACCGAGTCGCGTGA